Within Sorangiineae bacterium MSr11367, the genomic segment CCCCCGCCGCCGGTGGGCGTCTCCACGGTGCAGAGCACCGAGCGCAAGGCGCCCGTCCGATTCGAATACGACTCGCTGGACGAGCGTCCGGTGAGCTCCGCGGCGATGAAGGGCAAGCTTTCCGTCATCGCGTTCATCACCACCTGGGATCTCTCGAGCCAAGCCCAAGTCGATTACCTCGTGCCCATGTCCAAGCGCGACGGCGATCAGGTGGCCTACGCACTGGTGGCGCTGCAGCCGCGCCGGGACCGCGAGCTCATCGAGCTCTATCGCACCAAGCTGGGGGTGACCTTCCCCGTCGCCCTCGGTGACGCCGAGACCATCTCCGGCAGCGGCGCCTTCGGCGACGTCCACGCCGTGCCCACAGTGATAATCCTCGATCGCGAGGGCCGCGTGGTCTGGCGCAACGTCGGCTTGGTGAAGGCCGACGAAATCCGGCGCGAACTCCGCAGCCATCCCTAGCTGCACAAAACGAAACTACATTGCCCGTGCCCGTGCCCGTGCCCGTGCCCGTTCGTCGGGCGTGAGAGTTCGGGCAGGGGCACGGGCACGTTTACGGGCACGGACTGGTAAAATTTGCGGCACATTCGAAAATGGCGTACGTATTGATGTATGCCTTTGAATCGTAAGTTCGAGAAGCTAGATGCCGTCGATGCGAAGGTTCTGGGCCTTCTCGCCGCGCAGGGGCGGACGACGTGGGCCGAGCTCGGGAGCGAGCTCGGGCTCTCCGCGCCGGCGGCGGCGGATCGGGTAAAGAAGCTCGAGCAGCTCGGGCTCATTCGCG encodes:
- a CDS encoding TlpA family protein disulfide reductase, with translation MRVGYVLAFACGCSLLGCGSSKPPPPVGVSTVQSTERKAPVRFEYDSLDERPVSSAAMKGKLSVIAFITTWDLSSQAQVDYLVPMSKRDGDQVAYALVALQPRRDRELIELYRTKLGVTFPVALGDAETISGSGAFGDVHAVPTVIILDREGRVVWRNVGLVKADEIRRELRSHP